The genomic segment CTCGATGTGGGGCGGCAGCTGCCGGCTGTCGCCTCCCACCTCACGCGCCAGTTCGACGAGCTCGGGCAGCACCTCCAGAACACTCATGCCCTGCGCGATGCCCGGCAGGCCGAACGGGAGGTGGCGGGCGAGACCGGGCGGCAGCGCCGCCGCGCCGCCCTCCGCCGGGGGGATGTCCAGCAGCGGAGCCACCAGCAGGAGAGCGAGGTCACGTGCGGCGTTCCGGCGGACGCCGGCGTCCAGCTCCGCCACGCTCCGCGCGGCGCGCAGCAGTTCGACGGCCCGCGTACGGTCGGCGGGGTCCCGTCCGTCGGCCCAGCGGGCCGCGAGCAGCGCCCCGAGCCGCGCCATGACCTCGCCCCCGGGCTCTTCCGACAGCTCCTCCCCCAGCGCGTCGAGTTCACGGATCAGCGCGTCTCGTGCGCCCTCGTCCGGGCCGAGCGGGACCAGTTCCTTTTCCTCGTCCGCGTACGTCACCCCGGCTCCGTCGGCGCGGCCGAGCAGCCGTCGCACAAGCTTCCCGTCCGCGCCGGCCTCAGACCCGTGTTCCACCGTCAACTGCCTCCCGTCCGGTCGGTTCCGTCCCGCCGGCCGATACCGTCCCCCGGGCGGTACCGGCCCTCGACCGACCGCACGGCACCCTGCCGTACGGCCACAGGCCATGATGCTCCGGCTCCCCCGATCGGAGGAGGGCTTTGCGGCGTACGACCAGAATGCGACCGGCTTTGAACCGAAGCCGCCCCGACCTGCGCACAAGCAGCCGTGAGCAGGGCGGTGGCGGGCACTGCGGGCGCTCGGACGGCGACCTCGGCAGCCGTCCCCTGGCACCATCGGCTTCCGCAGGTGGGCGTGCGGACGCGCGCCATACGCGCAGGAGGTACAGGAGGTACCGGTGCCCCGACTCCCCCAGCCCTTCGAGGAGATCACCCGTCCCGGCTACGCGGCCGTGCACCTCGCCGGGCTGCGGGTCGAGGGTGGTCGGCACGAAGCGGTGCTCAGCGGCATCTGCCCGCGCTGCGAGCATCCCTTCCAGTACGTCCACCCGCTGACCGGGTTCCGCGTACCGCGGCCGTCCCGGTCCCGTGACACCTACTCCGTCCAGGTCGCCTGCGTCTGTGCCGAGGAGCACCCGGGCCGGCCGGACGACGACGAGGGCTGCGGCGCCTACTGGATCCTGCTGCTGCGATGGGATGGCCGGTGAGCTGGCAGGCTTCCCCCGGCCCGCCCGCCGTGCCCGCGGACCGCGCCGCCGCCCGCCATCGCCGACAGCTGGTGCGCTGGGAACTGACCCGGGTCCGCGAGGCCGCGGCCGCCTGGCGCACGGGACTGGCCGCGCTGCTCGTCGGCATGGTCGGGTTCGGCTTGGTCAAGGGCCGCAGTGACATCCGGGAACTGGCCACGCCCTATGACGTCGTGGTGGGCTGCCTCCTGCTCCTGACCCTGGCGACCGGCGCGCTGGGCGCCGTCCTGCTGCTGCGCGCCGCGCACGGCAGACCGGCGGCCGCCGTCGTGCAGCAGACACCGCCCGGGGTGCTCGCGTGGGGCGAGGAGGCGCTCGACCACCAAGAGACCCTGTGCGCGGCGAAAGCGCTGACGCGAGGCGTGGTCCTGACAGTGCTGTGCGCCGGCGCGCTCACCGCGACGGTCGCCGTGACCTGGTACGGGCCGGACAAGTCTGGGCCTCAGCTGGAGGTGGTCACGCCCGACGGTGGTTTCTGCGGTCGCTCCCGTGGTGTCACCGACGGCCGCCTGCTGCTGCGCACGCCGGCGGGTGAGGTGACGGTCCGCCTCGATGAGGCCCTCACCCTCCGCGCGGTGCGGTCCTGTCCGGGCCCCGGCACGGCGGGCTGAGCGGTAGCACGGCGGAACGCACCCCGGATGCCCGGCACACCCGGGCGCGAGACACTCGGTCGGCTGACGGAGAACCCATGGCCCGCGCGGGTCACCCGGCGGGGCGCAGGCTCAGCGCCCGCAGAGCCAGCTGCATCTCGAACTGCGCCGCCGGGTCGTGCAGTTGCTCGCCGAACACCTCGTCCAGCTGTCGCAGGCGGTAGCGCACCGTCTGCGGATGCACGGCCAGCCGCTCGGCGACCTCACTCGCGTTGTGACCGCACTGGAGCCAGCACAGCAGCGTCTCCGCGAGACGTTTACGCTGGGGGGAACGCACCTGGTCGAGCGGCTGGAGCCGGCGGCGCACCATCGCGTCGACCAGCGCCTCGTCGCGGAACAGCAGCAGCGTGGCCAGGTGGTCGGTGCACCGCACCACCCCGGTGCCGGGCAGGACACCGCGCCGGGAGAGCGCCAGGGCGTCCAGGGCCCACCGCAGTGAGCGGGCCCCCTCTCCGGGCGCCACGGCCGGGCCGACGGCGGCGCGCAGTCCCTTCAGCACCGCCCCGAGAGCACGGACCGTTCCGGGGTTCTCGGGGTCGGGCACGACCATGACGCCGGGCTGTGCGTCGAAGCACCCGAGGAACTCGGGCGGCAGGATGGGGCGGGCCGCGTCCGGTACGGGGTCGTGGTCCACGGCCACGACCGCGAATTCACGCGGGACGGTCCACCGTGCGGTGTGGGCGAGGTCGGTGATCGCTTCGACGGATGCCGGCGCCTCGTCCGTCAGTAAGTCGATCAGCCGGGTGCGGCGCAGCTGGAGCTCGCCCGCCGCGTGCAGCCGCGCCTCGGTGTAGCCAACGGTAGTCGCCGCCGCCATCTCGTCGAGCTGCAGGAACAGCGCCTCGCCGAACGTGGCCAGGACGTGGCGGGGCAGCACCTCGGCATCGACCAGGGCGTTGACCCTGCGCCAGGTGATGCGTGCCCCGAGGCGCAGTGCCGCCTGGAACGAGTCCAGGCTGCGGCCTTCGTCGGCCTCGCCCCTGCCGATGCGGTGGTAGGTGGCCTTGACCTCCTCCCAGTCCGCGTCGGGTTCGGCCATCCTGGCCAGGAACCCGCGGAGCGCCTGCTCCACACCCCGGTGGACGACCTGGCTGTAGGTGTCGTCGCGGGGCCGGTGGTACTCGTGGATCTCCTTGCGGATGGCCTGGACGACTTCTTCGGTGATCCCTTCGAAGAACGGCCTCAGATGCTCGTGAAGCCCGGCCGGAAGCGACCGGAAGGTCGCCGATGCCTCGAGGGCTGTCGTGTCCGTCGTCTCGCCGGCCGGTGGCTGAGAACCATTCACCATGCAGTGGTTCCTTTGCGCGTGAGGGACAAAGGCGAGGTGAAGATACCGCCACGGTGGTGTGGAGGCTCTTCATCGGACGACAGAGCATGCGCCGCCTGTTGTCACTTCGGTGACAACACTCCGGTGACGAGAAGCCACCGCACAGCCGTCATCGGGCACGGACGGCAGGCGTCCTGCCCGCACGGGCGGCGTGTGCCCCGCCCGTCCGACCCTCTGAGCCACATCCCGGATCCGGCCGCCCGATCCGCCTACCGCCCGTCGCGGCGAACACCGGTGGTTCCACTGATGCCCGCCCCCGCGACTCCCACTTGAATTCGGCCCGGGCCGATCCCCGAACCGTCTTTCGGCGATCGGAAGCAGGCACAACTCGCGCAACCGACACAACCGACACAACGGCGCGTCGGCGCGGACAGCCGATGCGGGCAGAAGGGATACCAGACATGACTCGCTTCCGCGGGCGCCTGCGAGCCTTCGGCGCAGTGGCCCTCAGCATCATGACCGTGGGTGCCGCCGGCGCTCTCACGCCCCCCGCAGCCGCCGCCACCCCCGTCTACAGCGAGGACTTCTCCGACGGGCTCGGCACCTTCACTACCTCCGGTTCCGTCCGGGCCGGCACCGACGGCGCGCGGTTGAGCGGGTCGCTGTTCACCGACCCGTCCATGACATCAGCGCCCATCGACCTGGCCGGATACAGCGGCGTGACGGTCTCCTACACCCGGGCGGCGTCCGGGCTGGACCTCGGCGAGTCCTTCACCGCGGCCTACTCGCTCGACGGCGGCTCGTTCACCGCGCTGGAATCGGCGCGCACCGCCACGGGTGCGGCGTCGTTCCGCCTCCCCGCCTCGGCCGACGGCCGAGACCTGCGGCTGCGCTTCTCGCTGGACGCCGGCAGCGCCCTGGAGACGCTGACCATTGACGACGTGCTGGTCGAGGCCGCAGGCGGCGGGGACCCGACCGACCCGCCGCCCGGATCGCTGCCCCCGGTGGACGACGTCACCGAGCCCGGGCCGTACGCGGTGACCGTCGACAGCAGCGCCGGCCCCGGCGACGACGGGTGGCTGGTGTACCCGTCGGACGCCGGCCGGGACGGTGTGGGCCACCCGATCCTCGTCTGGGGCCCGGGGGCGGGATCCGCTCCCGCCGACTACGAGGACATGCTGCGCCTCTGGGCCTCGCACGGGTTCGTCGTCTACAGCGAGGTCTCCTCCAGCAGCGGCGCCTACATGGTCGACGCCCTCGACTGGCTGGAGGAACGGAACGCCGACCCGGGCAACCCGCTGTATCAGGACCTCGACACCTCCGAGGTGGCCTTCGGCGGCCATTCCCGCGGGTCGATCGGGACCTTCGACGTGGCCGACGAGCCGCGGCTGGAGACCACCATCCACGTGGCCGGCGGCTCCTTCGACGGCGACGGCCCGGACAACCTCCGGAACCCGGCCCTGTACATCGGCGGTGACGAGGACTTCGCCACCGCCAACATGGAACGCGACTACACCAACACCGATGTGCCGGTGTGGTTCAACGTCCTCGACGGCACCGACCACATCTACGCCACCCGCAACGGCCGGCACATCATCACCGCCTGGCTGCGCTGGCGCTTGGCCGACGAGGAGTTCCGGCGCACGGAGGACTTCCTGAGCCCCGGCTGCACCTTCTGCGGCCTCGGCGAGGTCCAGCACAAGAACTGGTGACATCGCCCCGGCCCGCCCGGTCTGCCCCGTCGCCCTGACGACGGGGCAGCTCGGGGCAGCCCGGGGCAGGCGAGCCTCACAACATGATGAGCAGCCGTGTCCGCGGCTTGAGCTTCCGGTTCACCGAACGGCTCTGCACATACACCTCCAGCTTGGGATTGTTCCCCGCCTTCACGGAGACGGTTCCCTGGATCCCCGTCCCGAACAGCAGGCTGCGTGCCGCGTCGCCCGTGTAGGCGCGATCGGTGTCCTTCTCGACCACGACGACTTCCTTGTTGGGCTGCACCAGGGCTCTGGCCCCCAACTGGTAGTAGCACGCACCGCGTTCGTAGCTCACGCCCGGATGCGAATCGACGAAGGGCCGGATCTCCATCTCCTTGTCGACCTTCAGGAGCCGGTACCGGTCGGCCGGTATCGGTTCGAGGGTCGCCCGCACCTCGTCCACCGATATGTCCTGGCCGACGGCGAACAGGTTCTTCGTGCCGCGCACGCCCTGCTCACGGCCCCGGAGGAAGCTGGTGGCGGCGGCGCGCACGGTGCCGATCGCCTCCTCGACACCCTCGTGGGAATCCGCGTCCCAGATGGCGATGTTCCCGGCCGGGAAGCCGTAGTTCTGGGCGGTGCGCTTCGCCAGGGAGTTCGGGACGAGGATCGCGGACGTCCAGTGGCCGGGCAGCGAACCCATCTTCGCCGTGATCCTGTCGAGCCAGGGGCCGAGGATGGCCATGTCGCCGTCGTGCCGCCGGTCGCCGCCGGAGGCGTTCTCCTCGCCGTCCGTCACCACGATCTGCAGAAAGCTGTGCTCGCCGTACTCCTCCCAGATGTGGCCCAGGTCGTCCAGCGACTTGAGCGACGCCTCGATCAGAGCCGTGGCACCGTTGTTGACCTTGTACAGACCCCGCATGGACGGCAGATGCTTCACGTCCATGTCCCAGACCAGGTTCTCCACCCGGTGGTCGAAGGAGTACAGGCTGATCCGCGTCTCGTGCCCGAGGCTGTCCGACTCGGCCTTCAGGCCCGCCACGAACTCGTCGACCACGCGGATGAGCTGACTCTGGTGCTGGTACATGGACCCCGAACAGTCCACGACCAGCGCGACGTGGTTCACCTTGTGCTGGATCTTGTTGGCGGACACGCTTCCGCTCCCCCTCCGCTGCTCCCCGAGTAGTGCCTGAACTCTATGAGCGGGCACTGACATCGACGCCGGCGCCGGGGCGCCCCGGAGCTCAGGCGGAGTTGCCCAGGCCGACGAGAAGCGCGGGCTCCGCCAGCACCGCGCGGGCGCTCTCGAAGTCCGCGAGCCGGGCCGCGACCGTGGCGACGGCCAGGCGTTCCGGGAGGGCGGCGGAGAACTTCAGCCCGCGGACGGCCCGGCGGTCCACGTCGGGCAGGACGAGGCTCTCGCCGACGCTCTCGCGGGCCGCGCGCCACTCGGCCGGGGTCATGTCCTCGCGCAGGCGCAGCCAGCAGTCGGTGGCGCGTTGCAGGGGGTCGCCGACCGACGGGAGCGTGGCCGCGAGGGTGGCGTTGGCGCGGTAGCCGGCCCACGTCCACCAGCGCACGTCGCGGCCGACGCGGGTGATCAGTGTGCCGTCCGGCCGCACGGTGCCGTGGGCGTCGCTCTCGCGCTGCTCGGCCAGGCATGCCCCGGCACGCCGGGTGAGGGAGACGGGCGGGTCCGCGCCCAGCAGCACCTCGCGCATGGCGCGGGTGAGAGCGTACGACAGTCCGGCGATGCCTCCGTTCGTCCACTTGGCGACGCCCCCGCTGTCGGCCGGTTCGACGAAGACGCGTTTGCGCAGCCAGTCGACGTAGGTGACCTGCCAGCTCCGCCCGCCGAGCAGCAGGCGCCGCGGGCCGGGGCGTTCCCCGGTGAGCACGCTGGGATCGGTGCGGCCGATCTCGGTGCGCCCGGAGAGCACGGTGAACTGCGGCGGCGCCGTGAAGGACGCCGTGAGCTCGATGAAGTGCCGCTTGCCGAAGCGGCGTTCCGCCTCGGGCCCGACGAACAGCAGGCCGCCGTCGCTGTCGAGGAAGCCCTCCTCGGTGAGGAAGCGCAGGATGGGGGCGGCGGACCGGTCGAAGGGGGCGAGACCGTTCCACTGCCGGTCCCACAGCCTGTCACCGAGCTTGTGCTGTTGCAGGGTGACGGCGAGAAGCTGCTGGGCCACGAGGTGACGCGGCTCGGGCGGCGGGAGCACCGGTTCCACCCAGCCGCGCGACCACAGCAGCAGCAGTCCCGCCGCCTGCAGCAGGGTGTTCTCGCGGGTGGTGAGGAACAGGCAGTTGCGCACGCTGCCGGGGCGCCGGCCGGTGCGGCCGATGCGCTGCAGGAAGGAGGCGACGGAGGCCGGTGCGTCGATCTGGATGACGCGGTCCAGGTCCCCGACGTCGATGCCGAGTTCGAGGGTGGAGGTGGAGACGATGACGCAGTCGCGTGCTTCGGCGAACGCCTGCTCGGAGCGGGTGCGTTCCTCGGCGGACAGGGAGGCGTGGGACAGGAAGACGGTCACCTCGCGGGCACGGAGCGCGGCGCCCAGTTCCTCGACCTGGCTGCGCGAGTCGCAGAAGACGAGGCGTTTCTCTCCGCGGTGCAGGGCGGCGATGAGCTTGGCGGCGTTGTCGAGGGAGCCCACGTAGTCGAGCTCCACCTCACCGGGGGGCCTGCGGGACGGGTCCTCGGCGGCCCGCTCCCCGTGTCCGGCCGCGCCGGCGGCCGGCAGGTGCACGCCCGGGGCGACGACCTGCCCGGTACGGCTGCCGGCCCCGGCGCCTTGCAGCCAGCGCAGCAGTTGCCCGGGGTTGCCGACGGTCGCCGAGAGCCCGACCCGCTGGATGGGCCGGCCGGTGACCCGCTCCAGCCGTTCGAGGACGGCGAGCAGGTGCCAGCCCCGGTCGTCGCCCGCGAAGGCGTGCACCTCGTCG from the Streptomyces xinghaiensis S187 genome contains:
- a CDS encoding PucR family transcriptional regulator; translated protein: MVNGSQPPAGETTDTTALEASATFRSLPAGLHEHLRPFFEGITEEVVQAIRKEIHEYHRPRDDTYSQVVHRGVEQALRGFLARMAEPDADWEEVKATYHRIGRGEADEGRSLDSFQAALRLGARITWRRVNALVDAEVLPRHVLATFGEALFLQLDEMAAATTVGYTEARLHAAGELQLRRTRLIDLLTDEAPASVEAITDLAHTARWTVPREFAVVAVDHDPVPDAARPILPPEFLGCFDAQPGVMVVPDPENPGTVRALGAVLKGLRAAVGPAVAPGEGARSLRWALDALALSRRGVLPGTGVVRCTDHLATLLLFRDEALVDAMVRRRLQPLDQVRSPQRKRLAETLLCWLQCGHNASEVAERLAVHPQTVRYRLRQLDEVFGEQLHDPAAQFEMQLALRALSLRPAG
- a CDS encoding alpha/beta hydrolase; this translates as MTRFRGRLRAFGAVALSIMTVGAAGALTPPAAAATPVYSEDFSDGLGTFTTSGSVRAGTDGARLSGSLFTDPSMTSAPIDLAGYSGVTVSYTRAASGLDLGESFTAAYSLDGGSFTALESARTATGAASFRLPASADGRDLRLRFSLDAGSALETLTIDDVLVEAAGGGDPTDPPPGSLPPVDDVTEPGPYAVTVDSSAGPGDDGWLVYPSDAGRDGVGHPILVWGPGAGSAPADYEDMLRLWASHGFVVYSEVSSSSGAYMVDALDWLEERNADPGNPLYQDLDTSEVAFGGHSRGSIGTFDVADEPRLETTIHVAGGSFDGDGPDNLRNPALYIGGDEDFATANMERDYTNTDVPVWFNVLDGTDHIYATRNGRHIITAWLRWRLADEEFRRTEDFLSPGCTFCGLGEVQHKNW
- a CDS encoding vWA domain-containing protein gives rise to the protein MSANKIQHKVNHVALVVDCSGSMYQHQSQLIRVVDEFVAGLKAESDSLGHETRISLYSFDHRVENLVWDMDVKHLPSMRGLYKVNNGATALIEASLKSLDDLGHIWEEYGEHSFLQIVVTDGEENASGGDRRHDGDMAILGPWLDRITAKMGSLPGHWTSAILVPNSLAKRTAQNYGFPAGNIAIWDADSHEGVEEAIGTVRAAATSFLRGREQGVRGTKNLFAVGQDISVDEVRATLEPIPADRYRLLKVDKEMEIRPFVDSHPGVSYERGACYYQLGARALVQPNKEVVVVEKDTDRAYTGDAARSLLFGTGIQGTVSVKAGNNPKLEVYVQSRSVNRKLKPRTRLLIML
- a CDS encoding DEAD/DEAH box helicase; the protein is MADAGSPAGGGPEGPAVDGTTRDGPADAGPAGGGADVLDRLDPVVLHHIVNTLGWPDLRPLQREAVTPLLDGRDAVLLAPTAGGKTEAACFPLLSAMAGQRWTGTSVLYLCPLKALLNNLAGRVDTYAQWLGRRAALWHGDTKESQRQRIRTEPPDILLTTPESLEAMLIGVKTDHARLLGSVRAVVVDEVHAFAGDDRGWHLLAVLERLERVTGRPIQRVGLSATVGNPGQLLRWLQGAGAGSRTGQVVAPGVHLPAAGAAGHGERAAEDPSRRPPGEVELDYVGSLDNAAKLIAALHRGEKRLVFCDSRSQVEELGAALRAREVTVFLSHASLSAEERTRSEQAFAEARDCVIVSTSTLELGIDVGDLDRVIQIDAPASVASFLQRIGRTGRRPGSVRNCLFLTTRENTLLQAAGLLLLWSRGWVEPVLPPPEPRHLVAQQLLAVTLQQHKLGDRLWDRQWNGLAPFDRSAAPILRFLTEEGFLDSDGGLLFVGPEAERRFGKRHFIELTASFTAPPQFTVLSGRTEIGRTDPSVLTGERPGPRRLLLGGRSWQVTYVDWLRKRVFVEPADSGGVAKWTNGGIAGLSYALTRAMREVLLGADPPVSLTRRAGACLAEQRESDAHGTVRPDGTLITRVGRDVRWWTWAGYRANATLAATLPSVGDPLQRATDCWLRLREDMTPAEWRAARESVGESLVLPDVDRRAVRGLKFSAALPERLAVATVAARLADFESARAVLAEPALLVGLGNSA